The Desulfobotulus pelophilus genomic sequence CATGAGAATAGGGCACCCTGCCGGTCTGAGTAAATACAGCGTTCATATCTTCTTTATTCATACATACTTCCTGCTCGTAACGGTCAGGAGAAAGGCGGAGCCCCATGCTCCTCCAGAGACAGAGTTCCTACCCGTGCATTGTACCGCCGGTGGCAAAATCACTGGGCGAAAAATCATCAAAACGGATCCAGATCTTGGAAGGATCCACCTCCATATGCTCAGAAACAATGCGGGTGATTTCTTCGGCAACCTTTTTTTTCTGTTCCTGACTTCGCCCTTCCTTAAGGGCAATGGTGATAATAGGCATTCATTTCTCCTTCTTCATGAAAAACAACAGAGAGCAGACATGACGGACTGCCACGGCAAATGCTACAGCATAGCTACATATCTTTCCACAGCCTCTGCACTGGCCATACCATCCATGGCCGCCGATGCAATACCACCAGCATAACCCGCCCCCTCACCACAGGGGAAGAGACCGTATACCTCCGGATGCATGCGGGTCTGGGGGTCTCTTGGTATACGAACGGGTGAGCTGGTACGGGATTCCACCGCCAGAAGGGTGGCCTCTTCAGTCAGGTATCCCCGGTGACGACGATCCAGAAGGCGAAGACCCTCGGAAAGCCCCTTTGTCACCACAGGCGGCAGCCACTGATGCAGGGGAGCACTGTATATACCCGGGATATAGGATGTCCGGGGAAGATCCGCAGACAGCCGCGCAGCCACAAAGTCAGAAGCCCGCTGGGCAGGAGCTTTCTGGCTGCCGTCTCCTTTTCGGAAAAGAAACTGCTCAACCGCCTGCTGAAAATGGAGTCCGGCAAAGGGATTTCCATCCGGATCATCAAGATCCGTAAGCCGGAGTTCCGTTACCAAACCCGCATTGGCAAAGGGTCCGCTGCGTTCGGCAAAGCTCATGCCATTTAAAACCAGCTCCCCCGGAGCTGTGGATGCGGGAACCACAGATCCTCCCGGACACATGCAAAAAGAAAAAACCCCTCTGCCCGAAGCCTGGCAACTGATTCGGTAGGAAGCGGGCGGCAGGGCAGGGTGGCGGGGCGATGCCCCATAAAAAATCCGGTCTATGCGTTCCTGAGGATGCTCGATGCGCACCCCCATGGCAAAGGGCTTGGCCTCCACAAGAACACCCTTTTCATGGAGAAGGGCATACACATCACGGGCCGAATGGCCCGTGGCAAGGATCAGGGCATCGCCTTCCACCCTTTCCCCGTCTTCCAGCACCGCAGCCCGAAAACGTCCGTCTTTTGCCATAAAATCCTTCATAAAGGCATTGAAATGCACCTCGCCACCTGCGGAGACAATGGCTTCCCGCATGGCTTTTACAATGGCCGGAAGCCGGTTGGAGCCGATGTGGGGATGGGCCTCCGTACGGATGGATGCACTGGCACCAAAGGTGCGGAAGAGATCCAGTACCCTCCGGATATCTCCCCTTTTTGTGGCACGGGTATAAAGCTTGCCATCGGAATAGGTGCCAGCCCCCCCTTCGCCGAAACAATAGTTGGAATGGGGATGCACCTCACCTTTGTACAGGGTCTTAATGTCAAAAAGACGGGAACGCACATCCTTTCCCCGTTCCAGCACAAGGGGCTGGATGCCCCTTTCCAGAAGACGTAAAGCCGCAAAATATCCCGCAGGTCCGGCACCTGCAATGACAACCCTTCTGCCGGAAAGGGCCTTCGGTTCAAAACCCCGGATTTTTTCCAAAGGCGGGGCTTCGTCTTCCCAGCATTCAATCAGAAGAACAAAAAGGGGCTTTCTGCCCCTGGCATCTAAAGACTGTTTACGGATGCGCCAGTCAAAACGCTTTGGATCTCCGGGTGCTGCCCTGGCAAGGATCATGTGGTGGAGCTTTTCTTTGTCTTCCATCTCTTCCGGAGAAACCCGTATGTCAAAACGTTGCATGGTTGCTTCTTTATTGGAGGGTAAATATTATTGCACCGGTTAAGGCCGGAATTTTATGACTTCAAGATTTTTAAGTATTTTATAGTGTTTATCATTGGCGGTAAGAACGGGCAGGCCCTGTGAAATTGCAGTGGCTCCTATCAGGGCATCTGCCAGCGGTATGGAATGGCTGAGATAATGCTGCTCTACAAAAAACATTGCCTGAATGGATATTTCTTCTGAAATATAAATGATTTTTGACTTCCAGTTGTGGAGAGCCTTACGAAGGGCATTGAGTTCGCCTTTATTTCTCATACCCTGAACCAGCTCCATATATGTAACAACGGAAACGAAAAAAATCCCGGCCTCCTCAATGATACGGTATGCCTTTTCATTTCCCTTCATGTACCAGATCAGGACATCGGTATCGACAAGCATTCAAAATCTTTCTTTTCTTAAGCCACGGACATAGGCAGCCACATCCTGAATTGTATCCTTATCTTTCCAGATTCCAAACAGTTCGTTTTCAGCAGGATCTTCTTTTTTTTCACTGTAGGGTATTAGCTTTGCGCAGGGTTTGCTGCGATAGGTTATGATCACTTCCTCACCCCTGCTTATTGTATCCAAAAGCCTTTTTGAGTTAAACCGAAGCTCTTTTGCCGTTGCTTTCATGGTCTGTCCTCCATTGCTTGAAGTTTATATCTTGAAATATAAACTGCTGGACAGGCTGTGTCAATTTTTTCCCGGAGCAGAATGATCTGTTCCCATGTAGCGCTGCCAGATATGTCGAACCCCTTCCCTGAGTTTTTCAAACCGGAATTCCGGTACACGGGAAGGCTGATTCTGAAGATTTTTCCGGTGCACGGCCACCCGGAAAAGCAGATAGGCGCTGCGTAGAAAGGTGGCCTCTTCCGGCCGCATGACCCCGGTTTCCGAAAGGGTTTCCAGAATGCGGATGTTGTCCGTCCAGCGGGTGATGGCCGGAGTATCGTGGGCATGGGCCAGAACCATATACTGAACCAGAAACTCGATGTCCATGATACCGCCGGGGTCCTGCTTGAGATCAAAAATACCCGGCTCCGGTCTGGCATGGGCGCTGCGCAGTTTTTCCCGCATATTCACAATTTCTGTCCGAAGGGGCCCACTCTCCCTTTTCAGGCAGAGCACTTCACGGCGGACGGCTTCAAAACGTTCCGCCATGCGGTGGTTGCCACAGACAGGCCGGGCACGGACAAGGGCCTGATGCTCCCAGGTCCAGGCCTGACGGCGCTGATAATCTGCAAAGGCGGCAACGGGCACCACAAGAATCCCCGTATTGCCGTCGGGCCTCAGTCGCAGGTCAGTTTCGTACAGGGTACCTGCACGGGTATGGGCCTTGAGGCAGTGAATCACCCTCTGACCGAGGCGGGTGAAAAACTGGGATGAAAGCAGGGGCTTTTCTCCGCCTTCGGTCATGCCTTCCGTATCTTCATGGAGAAAAACCAGATCCAGATCCGAACCATAGCCCAGCTCAAGCCCTCCGAGCTTGCCATAGGCAATAACAGCAAAACCCCAGCCTTCCATGGGTTTTTCATGAATATCCAGCGGCCTCCCATGGCGCTGGACCAGATTCCTGTGAGAAAAATCCACAATTTCATTCACCACACACTCGGCAATTTCCGTAAGACGGTCACTAACCTTCATCAGGGGGAATTCCCCTGTCACGTCAGCCGCCGCCACCCGCAGAAGACCGGACTGTTTGAACACACACAGGTTTTCCAGTCGGGTTTCCAGATCCTCCGGATCCAGTTCTTCCATACGACGACGGAGATCTTCCACAAGCTCCCCCCGCACTGGCGGACGGTAAAGGGTGCGGGGATCCAGAAGTTCATCCAGCAACACGGGGTGGCGGGAAAGAAAATCCATAATCCACGGGCTGGCATTGGCCAGACGTACCAGATGATCCAGGGCGGAAGGATATTCCAGAAAAAGAGCCAGATAGGTGCTACGGCGCTGAATGGCCTTCAACAGGTCGAGAATACGACCAAGGGCCTGTGCCGGGTTCTCGCCTCTGGCACAGGACTCCAGCAGAAAAGGCATCAGAGTATCCAGCCGACGTTTGCCCTGACTGCTCATGGCCTGGGCCTGAAGGCTGTCACGAAAATACCCGAGCATGCGAATGGCGGCAGATGGATCTCTGTAGCCGACCTGAGCAAGAAGACCTTCTGCCCTGTCCGTATCCATGTGTGGCTGGGTCCACAGGGCTACCATGGGTCGCACGGATTCCCTGCTTTCATCATCAACGGTCAGCAGCTTCCGGAAGTGGGCATGCACCCGCTGACGGTGACCCTCCAGATCAGCCATAAAAAGACCCCAGTTTTCAAAACCCATGGCGGCCGCCAGGGCTTTTTGGGGCACGTCTTCCTTTGGCAGGAGGTGGGTCTGGCGGTCTTCCCAAGCCTGAATGCGGTGCTCCGTATGGCGGAGAAAAACATAGGCATTCGTAAGATTTTCCCTTGTTTCCGGAGGAATAAAGCGAAAACGAACAAGGGTTTTCAGAATTTTCAGAATTTCCCGCTGCTGAAGACCCGGCACCACCCCCCCCCGGAGCAGCTGAAAGGCCTGACCGAAGAATTCCACTTCCCGAATACCGCCGGAACCGGTTTTGATATTATTTTCCATCCCTTTTTTACGGATTTCCAGCATGATGGACTGTTTCATTTCACGCAGACTGTCAAACACACCAAAATCCAGATACCTCCTGAAAACAAAGGGTTTCAGGCTTTCCATCAGCTCCCTGGCGTCATCTTCATTACCGGAAACGGGACGGCATTTGATAAGGGCATAACGTTCCCATTCCCGACCCTGGGTCTGATAGTAAAACTCCATGGCATCAAAATGCATGACCATGGGACCGTTTTCGCCAAAGGGCCTCAGCCGTAAGTCCACACGGAAAAGGGGCCCTCCGGTGTTCCCGCTGAAAACCGCTGTCAGCTTACGGGCAAGGCGGGTAAAGAAGGTCTCGTTGGTTATGATGTCCGGACCACGGGTCTCTCCCGGTTCGGGGTAAGCATAGATCAGGTCGATGTCCGAAGAAAAATTCAGCTCACCGGCCCCCAGCTTTCCCATGGCCAGAACCACAAGTCGCTGACATTTTCCGGACTCCTCTCCCACGGGTTCTCCATAAAGGGACGCCATTTTTGCATGAAGATAGCTGGCAGCTCCGTCCACCACGGCTTCGGCCAGTTCGGAAAGGGAGGCCATGGTTTCCCCCAGGGAAGCTCTGCCGGAAAGGTCCCTGAAGCAGATTCCCATCATGGAAAGATGGCGGATTTTTCGCAGGCACAGAGACAGAAGACTTTCGGAATCCACGGTCTGAAGTGCCGCAAAAACCCTTTCTCTGGCCGGTCCGGGGAAAGCCGTCAGCCCACCCCCATCCATAAGCTCCCCAAGGGTGTCCGGATCCCGGAGCAGACCCCTTGCAAAAAAATCACTCATGGCAGCCACCCGGCGCAGATCATCCCCAAGCCCATCGGGAAGGGAGCCGGAAGCTGCATCCAGCAAGGCAAGGGTATCCGGATGGCGTTGTGCCAGAAGGTCCAGAAGCTCCACGGATATCAGAGGAACTGGGGTTTGCATTTCTTCTGTCATACAGATTCTTTCTCGGCTTCCGTCATGCGGCAGGATGCCGTATGTTGTTGTTTTCCGCCTTGATAACAGGTCTTTTTTTCAGCGACAACCCCATGTTTTTTCAAATTTTTAAAACATGTTTCGCATATTTCCGGAGAAGAAATACGGTGGTCTGCCTTTTCCTCGCCTGATGCACCTGAATTCAAGGCTCATTTTTTGATGATAGTGCCTTCAGAAATGGATGCCGGAAGGGATTCCAGTTTCATGGTTTCAAATTGAATGAAATCAAAAGGATGGATCATATCGTTCCCTTTCAGTAATGCACGGCCAGCCAGATGGTTTCCACATCGGAAGCCGTCCATTCCACCCTGTGCTCGGATCGGGCGGGAATAATCAGATAGTCCCCCGGCTCCAGAATAACGACGGATTCAGGATCTTTGAACCGTATCCCGGCCCGGCCCTGCACCACAAGAACAAACTCATTTTTTTCCTGATCGTACCAGAAGCCCTCAGGTGAGGCATGACCCTTTGACAGAATACGCTCAATCACAAGTCCCTGATGCCGGACAAGGGGCTCTATAATTTCTTTTTCCATAGGGGAGGGCAGATTGGCGAACAGGGACTCTTTCATGGTATTTCCTTTCTTCTTCAAGGCTTTGAGATGGAAAAACCTGTATAAAAAAACATACCACCTTACACATTTCAAAAAAATATGACGCTTTTTTGCAAACATGGTAGAAAAAAGACATTCTGTTCAGCCCGCACACAACATTACACATTTGCAACATTACAATACCTGCAGACGAGCCCGGCCCGGAGATGCCCCCTTTTTACCCTGCAAGCAAGGGGAAACCGACTTTTTCCCCTTCCACCGGCAGAAATACCCATTCCGCCCCATTCCCTCAAGGGCCGCCCCTGCCTTACAGCATAACAGCTTTTTCCCATACACATAAAAGAACAACCCGGCTCCACAGGGCTGCGCCGGAGCCCCAACAAATTACATTTTTGTATCACACATCACAAAAACATCTTTTATGGCAAATAATTCGTCCTTGAAAAAGGGATAGCCAACGCAAGACCCGAACAAAACAAAAACCATAAATACCATTCTTTATTAATAAAAAAGCAATACAAAGAAAAAACATATCAAACATGGCATGATTGATGCAAAAACCCCAAAGAGCAGGGAACTCTTCACTACGTCCCCAAGCCTTTTTCTGAAGGAGACAGATATATGTGCCGTTTATTTGCCGTAACCAGCGACACGCCCCTTTCCCCCATGAAGGCTCTGGAAGCACTGGATGCCATGAGGGAAGGCCATGACGGTTCCGGAGTGGGACTGTTTATGCGGGATCTGGGCGGCCCCTTTGCCACCATCAAGGGTGCTCCCATCCTCTCCGGGATTTTCACGGACGCAGGACTTAAAAAACTCGATGCCCTTATGATGGACATTGGGTTCATGACCAAATACCGCATGGGAATCCGCCTGCCGGACACCCCGCCCGAAGGAACACCATCCCGGGACATCTACCTGATCCGTGCCTACGACTATCCCAGAGCCTGGGAAAATCTGGCGGAAGAAGAAAAGCTGCGCCGCCTCCTCAAAGTCAGGCTGCAGCTCCGCGAAATGGGCGAGACCGATGGAGATATGATTGTGTTCTCCTTCTGGCCGGATGTGGTCATGATCAAGGAAATCGGTGATCCCCTGACCGTGGGCCGCTATCTGGATCTCGACCGCCATGGCATAACCGCCCGGGTCATCATGGCCCAGGGACGTCAGAACACCAATTATGCCATCAACCTCTATGCCTGCCACCCCTTTTTTCTGGAAGGTTTTGCCACCATGACCAACGGGGAGAACACCGCCTTCATTCCCGTAAAGGAATTTCTGGAATCCCGGGGTTTTGACGGCTACATCGGCTTTCAGTCGGACTCCGAGGTCTTTGTTCACATCCTTCATTATATGAGCCGCTTTCTGGACCTGCCCCTGGATGCCTACAAGCACATCATTACCCCCCTCAATGATGCAACCATGGATATCCATCCCAATTCCAGAATGCTGCGACTGCTCAAACAGAGCTGCCGAAGACTGATCATTGACGGACCCAACTGCATCATCGGCAATCTTCCGGACGGCACTCTCTTCATGGCTCAGGACAGCAAAAAACTCCGGCCCGGAATTGTGGGTGGCAAGCCCGGCATATGGGCCTTTTCATCGGAAGTCTGCGGCCTGGACACCGTGATCCCGGACAGGGATAAAAGCAAAGATGTTCAACCCATGCACCTCGATATGGCCATGGTGGGCCCGGATCGCAAGGAGGTTAGAGTATGTCGGCAAACGGACAGATTATCCCGTCAAGCTTAAGCATCAGTGATTTGCCCTGGCAGATCCGCTGGGATCAGGACAAATGTACCCTCTGCGGCAGCTGCACCGCCGTATGTCCGGTGAACGCCATAGAACTGGGAGTATTCCGCAAACGGGAAATCAAAGCAGGCACAGGGTTTGCGGAAAAACCATCCTCCTCCCAGACTGTCCGCTACGGCATCCGCCAGCGTACCAGCCCGGCCTATGCCTGCGTGGGCTGTGCCATGTGTTCTTTAGTCTGTCCCAATGATGCCATTGCTCCCGCCCGCAATGATGGCAGCGACAGGCTTCGCTACCACATCAATCAGGGAGGCCAGCCCAGAAGCAGGGGCGGGCGGCGGAACGATTCTTCGGGCCTTCTGGATCAGATTAAATTCATCCGTATTTCCATGCTCACGGATCCGGCACTGGACGCAGGACGCCACACCTTTGACGTGAATACCCTTCTGGGCCGGGTGCTGGAACCCAGAGATGCCCTGAAGCACCAGCGAGAACACGGATGGATGCCCCCCGTTCGGGAAATCTATCCTCTGGTCATCGGCGGCATGAGCTTCGGCGCCCTTTCGCCTACCATGTGGGAAGGCCTTCAGATGGGAGTGGCCTACCTCAATGAGGAAATGGGCATGCCCGTGCGGATCTGTACGGGAGAGGGCGGATGCCCGCCAAGACTTCTGCGCTCCCGTTTCCTCAAATATGTGATTCTCCAGATTGCCTCCGGCTATTTCGGCTGGGATGAGATCATCCACGCCATTCCCGAAATGAAGGAAGACCCCTGCGCCATAGAAATCAAATATGGTCAGGGAGCCAAGCCCGGAGATGGCGGACTTCTCATGTGGCATAAGGTCAATAAACTGATTGCCGCCATCCGCGGTGTACCGGAAAGGGTCAGCCTGCCAAGCCCTCCCACCCATCAGACCCAGTATTCCATAGAAGAATCCGTGGCCAAGATGATCCAGAGCATGAGCATGGCCTGGGGATTCCGGGTTCCGGTCTATCCCAAGATATCCGCCACATCCACAAGCCTTGCGGTGCTCAACAACCTCACCCGAAACCCCTATGCCGCAGGACTTGCCATTGACGGTGAAGACGGAGGAACCGGGGCCGCCTACAATGTGTCCATGAATCACATGGGGCATCCCATCGCTTCCAACCTGCGGGACTGCTACGTAAACCTTGTGAAGGTAGGCAAGCAGAATGAAATTCCCCTTTTTGCAGGGGGCGGTGTAGGCAAAAACGGCAACCTCGCAGCCAATGCGGCCGCCCTCATCATGATGGGCGCTTCCGGAGTGCAGACAGGTAAATACATCATGCAGGCCGCAGCAGGCTGCCTCGGCTCCGAGCAGGACCGCTGCAACATCTGCAACATCGGGCTCTGCCCCAAGGGCATCGCCTCCCAGGATCCAAGAATCTACCGCAGACTGGATGCGGAAAAGGTAGCCGAACGGGTGGTGGACCTCTATCTGGCCTTTGACATGGAGCTGAGAAAGATTCTTGCCCCTCTTGGCCGTTCCACCTCCCTGCCCATCGGCATGTCCGATGCCCTGGGAATCAACGATTACCATACCGCCGAACGCCTCGGCATCCGCTATGTGGTGTAGGAGGAAAGCATGCAGAACACGACAACGTTTATTATAGAAGGCAGGGATAGTGACGGTATCCGCCTGGAGTCCCGCCTTCTGGAAGAACATATTCAGGAGGCCGTCCATGCGGGCTTCCGCAGGCTGGAAATCCGGGCGGCGGGTCAGCACGGCATCGGCGGCAGACTCTGGCAGACAGAAGAACCCGTACGTATACGCATCGAAGGTACAGCGGGCCAGCGCCTGGGGAGCTTCGGCTATCCCAACACAGAAATAGAAGTCATGGGTTCCGCCTCCGAAGACACGGGCTGGCTCAATGCCGGAGCCACCATACTCGTCCATGGCAATGCCGGTAACGGAACCTGCAACGGCATGGCCCAGGGCAAGGTCTGGGTAGCCGGATCCGTGGGCTCCCGCAGCATGACCATGACCAAACGCAACCCCCGTTTTGAACCACCCGAACTCTGGGTTCTTGGTTCCGCCGGAGATTTTTTCGGAGAATTCATGGCAGGCGGAAAAGCGGTTATCTGCGGATGGCAGCCTCAGAATCCTGCCAATATTCTGGGGCACCGGCCCATGGTGGGCATGGTGGGCGGTCAGGTCTTTTTCCGGGGCCCCATGAACGGATTCAGTCAGCCCGATGCCCGCATGGTTCCCATTGAAGAAGAAGACTGGGTCTGGCTGAAAAAGGGGCTTTCGGATTTTCTTATAAAAATTCAAAAACCCGAACTCTACGACATCCTCAGCGTACGGGAAGACTGGCAGTGCCTCGCAGCCCGCTCTCCCATGGAAAAACGGGAGGTGGAGCGCCGCTCCATGGCGGATTTCCGCAAAGGCATCTGGGACAAAGAGCTGGGCAAGGGCGGACTCATCGGTGATCTGACGGATCTGGACATGAGCCCCATCCCCCTGATTACCAGAGGAAGACTGCGGCGCTTTGTACCCGTATGGGAGAACCGGAAATACAAAGCCCCCTGTGAAGGCACCTGTCCCACGGGCATTCCCGTTCAGCAGCGCTGGCAGCTGATCCGGGAAGGCCGCATGGACGAAGCCGTGGATATGGCCTTGAGCTACACGCCCTTTCCCGCAACGGTCTGCGGTTATCTCTGTCCCAACCCCTGCATGGAAGCCTGCACCCGAAGCAGTGCCTTTATGGCCCCTGTGGATATAAAACCCCTGGGAAAAGCTTCCGTTACCGCATCCATGCCGATATTTCCCCCCGCCGATGGCAGAAAAGTAGCCGTTGTCGGTGGCGGGCCTGCGGGTATTTCCGTGGCCTGGCAGCTCCGATCCAAAGGGCATGATGTGGTAATTCTGGACCGGAGCGAGGTGCTGGGCGGAAAAATGCGCTCTGTGATTCCCGAATCCCGCATTCCACAGGAAGTACTGAAAAAAGAACTGGAAAGGGTTGCGGAAATCATACCCCACATCCACCTCAAACAGTCCCTTACCCGAAAGGATGTGGAGCGGCTGAAAAGCGACCACGACCACATCATTATAGCCACCGGCGCATCCGCACCCAGACGCCTTAGGATAGAAGGCGGAGAGCGGCAGATCACTTCCCTTGATTTTCTGGAACAGGCCAAAGCCAACACCCTAAAACCCGGAAAAAATGTGGTGATTATCGGTGCGGGCAACGTGGGCTGCGATGTGGCAACGGAAGCAAAACGTCTGGGCGCAGAGAACATCACCCTCATAGACATACAAAAACCAGCTGCCTTTGGTGTGGAAAAGGAAGATGCGGAAAAAGCCGGTGCCGTCTTCCGCTGGCCCTGTTTCACCAAAGCCCTCACGAAAGAAGGCGTGCTGCTTGAAAACGGTGAGCTGATTCCGGCGGACACCATTGTAACATCCATAGGCGACATGGCAGTGCTGGATTTTCTGCCGGAAAGTGTGGTGGTGGAAAAGGGACGCATCCGGGTCAATGAATACGGACAGACCACGGACGCTCAAATCTTTGCCATCGGCGACATGGTGGGGCAGGGCCTCATCACCGATGCCATCGGTGCGGGACGCAGAACAGCCCAGGCCATCGACGACATGGCCAAAGGCAGGCTTCCGGAAATGGATGCAAGGGAAATACTGAAACTGGAAAGGGTGCATCTGGAATATTTTGATCCCCGCATTCCTCCGAAGGAAGATCTGGGTGGCTGCGGTTCCCAGTGTGCCTCCTGCGGCAACTGCCGTGATTGCGGTATCTGTGTGGAGCTCTGTCCCGGAGGAGCCATTTCCAGAAAAGACCTTGGAAAAAACAGCTTTTCCTATGAAGTGGACGCAGATCGCTGCATGGCCTGCGGATTCTGCGCCGGTGCCTGCCCCTGCGGCATCTGGGATCTGCATCCGGCCGAACCCATCGGATAGTTACAGGGGCAGCCTTTACGGGTGCCCGCGGACAGCCACATGCAGACACCGGACAGGGGCAGGGATACATTGCGACTACCTTGTTTTTTCTCTACGGCTCTTTACACAAAACAAAAACAGTGCTAACTGAATAAGGTTTTTCATTATGGCATCAATCACTCTGCCTGTATTTTTATTTTGTGAAAAATGGCGCATTTTTCCTTCGGGGATTACTGCGCCGTTTCCATGCAAGGGGGTTCAATGAAAGCAATTCTGGCCCTGGAAGACGGCCGCATTTTTCCCTGCACAAGCTTTACCGGAGCAGGAGAAGCAGGCGGCGAAGTGGTGTTCAACACCAGCATGACCGGCTATCAGGAAGTTCTCACCGATCCTTCTTACAGGGGGCAGATGGTCACCATGACCTGTCCCCTCATGGGCAACTACGGCGTCAACCCGGAAGATGTGGAATCCGACCGCATTCAGGTGGCGGCCTTCATTGTCAGGGAATATCAGGATTTTTACAGTAACCACAGGGCCACATCATCCCTTGCGGCCTATCTGAAATCCCAGGATGTGATGGGCATTGAAGGTCTGGACACCCGTGCCCTTACCCGACACCTCCGGGAAAAAGGTGCCATGCGTGCCGTCATTTCCACCCTGGAAACGGATACGGTAAAACTTGTGGAAAAGGCAAAAGCCCTGCCATCCATGACTGGCCGGGATCTGGCAAGGGAGGTTTCCACAGAAATACCCTACTTCTGGCGGGACGGACGGCGCATTTCCCTGGGGCCTTCGGCAGAACTCAATGAAAACATATGGAAGAAAAACAAAAACCATACGGTGGCAGCCTTTGACTTCGGAATAAAATACAATATTCTCCGTTCTCTGGAAACGGCAGGCTTTGAGGTGCTGGTTCTTCCCGCCACCACATCCGCCTCCACGGTCAAGGCCCTGAATCCAGACGGTATTTTCCTTTCCAACGGCCCCGGAGACCCCGAACCCGTAAGCTATGCCGTACAAACCATCGGCGAGCTGATCGGCTTTAAGCCCATCTTTGGTATCTGCCTTGGTAATCAGCTATTAGGCCTTGCCATGGGTGCCAAAACCTTCAAACTGCCCTTCGGGCACAGGGGCGGCAATCAGGCCGTACGCAACGAGGTCACAAAACGCGTGGAAATCACCAGCCAGAATCATGGTTTTGCCGTAGACATCAGCACACTGGACTCCGCCCTTGTCACCGTTACCCACGTGAATCTCAATGATGGCACACTGGAAGGCTTCCGGCACAACACCCTTCCCATATTCACGGTGCAGTACCATCCGGAAGCCTCCCCCGGCCCCCATGACGCCCATTATCTGTTTAATGATTTTTCTGAAATGGTGGCGGAGCAAAAGAATAAAAAAACAAAAGGGGTCTGACCCCTTTTTTGTACGGAGAAGACACTTCCATGCCAAAACGGACGGATATCCATAAAATCATGATTATCGGCGCAGGCCCCATCATCATCAGCCAGGCCTGC encodes the following:
- a CDS encoding glutamate synthase-related protein, which encodes MSANGQIIPSSLSISDLPWQIRWDQDKCTLCGSCTAVCPVNAIELGVFRKREIKAGTGFAEKPSSSQTVRYGIRQRTSPAYACVGCAMCSLVCPNDAIAPARNDGSDRLRYHINQGGQPRSRGGRRNDSSGLLDQIKFIRISMLTDPALDAGRHTFDVNTLLGRVLEPRDALKHQREHGWMPPVREIYPLVIGGMSFGALSPTMWEGLQMGVAYLNEEMGMPVRICTGEGGCPPRLLRSRFLKYVILQIASGYFGWDEIIHAIPEMKEDPCAIEIKYGQGAKPGDGGLLMWHKVNKLIAAIRGVPERVSLPSPPTHQTQYSIEESVAKMIQSMSMAWGFRVPVYPKISATSTSLAVLNNLTRNPYAAGLAIDGEDGGTGAAYNVSMNHMGHPIASNLRDCYVNLVKVGKQNEIPLFAGGGVGKNGNLAANAAALIMMGASGVQTGKYIMQAAAGCLGSEQDRCNICNIGLCPKGIASQDPRIYRRLDAEKVAERVVDLYLAFDMELRKILAPLGRSTSLPIGMSDALGINDYHTAERLGIRYVV
- a CDS encoding FAD-dependent oxidoreductase, which translates into the protein MQNTTTFIIEGRDSDGIRLESRLLEEHIQEAVHAGFRRLEIRAAGQHGIGGRLWQTEEPVRIRIEGTAGQRLGSFGYPNTEIEVMGSASEDTGWLNAGATILVHGNAGNGTCNGMAQGKVWVAGSVGSRSMTMTKRNPRFEPPELWVLGSAGDFFGEFMAGGKAVICGWQPQNPANILGHRPMVGMVGGQVFFRGPMNGFSQPDARMVPIEEEDWVWLKKGLSDFLIKIQKPELYDILSVREDWQCLAARSPMEKREVERRSMADFRKGIWDKELGKGGLIGDLTDLDMSPIPLITRGRLRRFVPVWENRKYKAPCEGTCPTGIPVQQRWQLIREGRMDEAVDMALSYTPFPATVCGYLCPNPCMEACTRSSAFMAPVDIKPLGKASVTASMPIFPPADGRKVAVVGGGPAGISVAWQLRSKGHDVVILDRSEVLGGKMRSVIPESRIPQEVLKKELERVAEIIPHIHLKQSLTRKDVERLKSDHDHIIIATGASAPRRLRIEGGERQITSLDFLEQAKANTLKPGKNVVIIGAGNVGCDVATEAKRLGAENITLIDIQKPAAFGVEKEDAEKAGAVFRWPCFTKALTKEGVLLENGELIPADTIVTSIGDMAVLDFLPESVVVEKGRIRVNEYGQTTDAQIFAIGDMVGQGLITDAIGAGRRTAQAIDDMAKGRLPEMDAREILKLERVHLEYFDPRIPPKEDLGGCGSQCASCGNCRDCGICVELCPGGAISRKDLGKNSFSYEVDADRCMACGFCAGACPCGIWDLHPAEPIG
- the carA gene encoding glutamine-hydrolyzing carbamoyl-phosphate synthase small subunit: MKAILALEDGRIFPCTSFTGAGEAGGEVVFNTSMTGYQEVLTDPSYRGQMVTMTCPLMGNYGVNPEDVESDRIQVAAFIVREYQDFYSNHRATSSLAAYLKSQDVMGIEGLDTRALTRHLREKGAMRAVISTLETDTVKLVEKAKALPSMTGRDLAREVSTEIPYFWRDGRRISLGPSAELNENIWKKNKNHTVAAFDFGIKYNILRSLETAGFEVLVLPATTSASTVKALNPDGIFLSNGPGDPEPVSYAVQTIGELIGFKPIFGICLGNQLLGLAMGAKTFKLPFGHRGGNQAVRNEVTKRVEITSQNHGFAVDISTLDSALVTVTHVNLNDGTLEGFRHNTLPIFTVQYHPEASPGPHDAHYLFNDFSEMVAEQKNKKTKGV